In Sebastes umbrosus isolate fSebUmb1 chromosome 15, fSebUmb1.pri, whole genome shotgun sequence, the genomic window aggcctaggaaggaggttatgttttcaccggcgttggtttgttttttggtttgtttgtttgtttgttagcaggattactccaaaagtccatgatggatttgaattacatttttgtggCACAGTGagcaatccattagattttggtggtgatctggatcatgatcgaGATTCattcagcctgtgcattaacaccacaggctttaagaccgatgacgacgacggtttagtcaagttttattttgtttctgtccagtttgaatgaagtgttgaGCTGATCAgttgatctcaacataaacacaaatacacatggatgatggcgcaagctgaaggGGGGGGcgggaggtctgcgctctccgagtgccattctagttatacCATGTAACTTTCACTAacgttattataccacgtaacttttaATAACGTTAATTTGGGATATAGGGAACACacgaacacactgtttttaaagtcacatgcattgaaatttattgatttggtcaaatttaaagccgcaataattatgtttaaagcaagacataattcacttccgggcaatattcaaaaatgttttgtgacagggagggggttataatttaagaggaaaatttcattttaaaaagcattgtgttcgtacaaaaaagaagagtatgtgtatttcagtctgtggggtggatttgtggaatgggttaggtgatgggttgaaggggagcacaaatataaatcaatttaaaaagctatgcaagaaagatatttttgggaggtatatggttgaggaagagttgtgataagggttggttatatactttttaactccagatggatttgtgggttgtaaataaacttgggatgctgttcatatattcaacttgggatgtaaataaatctgggatagtttttatattatattatattatcattctatgatatatgagttaatagaggagaactgagaaaggggtagggaaatataagtttttcttctacctactccttttcggaaactataactcttgttttgtttgttattattttgtatctgtttttatttattttatgttcgaaataaagtctttcattcattcattcattcattcattcataatttaCCATGTAATTTTCACTAACGTTATTGTACAGCGTAACTTTCACTAACGTTATTTTACTCCCAATAGCACAAATGACATTCCATTCACTTCCATTGTATTGAAGTGGTGATAGAGATGAATACCTCAAAACTTCTGCAGATAACTATCTGCCTGGCATGACACCACTGGAGTTAACTTGAGTgaacatcatttattttttgatgtgttttaagGAAACATGTCACAGCTTCTTCCTCGGTGCACAGTAAGAGGATATAAAACATTGTGGTTTACAAGTTAACCATAGAGCTGCAACTTCCTCCCCACCAGCTGCATCAGTTGATGCTTTCTTCCAACCGTCTACAGTCACGGTTGTTTCTGTGAACACAGCCCTCGCACACATACATTTCTTTTCaagaattattttttattcaaacatttttacagcaCCACAGGCACCATGGCATTATTTGCAGATCGATTGCAGATAGATGACATTGACAAACAGCTGATCAAACTGATTGATCTgtttcaataaataataataatataataataaattatgtttaaaaTCCAGCACAAATATTGTtgtgaataaatacacacacataattaaataaatacataaataaaataaatataataatgttacgttaaataaataattaattctgTCAGCTTTTAGTGACACAATAAATATGCAGCAgttgtagtacatttgcacaaaTAACAGCTTTAGCCTTGCAGTACAGCAAAAGGTACTGACACTAAGGCGAGTACATAGTACATAACATTACAGACCCATAGAGATATCTATGGTGAAACATTGCTACAGTTAACATAGCTTGGTTTACTTGCAAACTTTAAATGACTTGCTTAAAGTTTGGGTGTAAAATCTACACTGAGATTTGCATTGACTGCTTAGTGCAGCGTAACCCTTCACACATTCAACAGTGTGAGTGAGTTCAGGTGAGGCGGCGGGCTACGGGCCTGACAGTGAAGCCACCATGACGGCTCTTCTTCTACATGTCCGCTCATATCTTCACCTGCTGCCCTCCAGCCACCTGTCCTCACAAGGCAAACACACCAAAGAACGTCTTCCCCTCATCGTCCTCCAGGCTCAGCAGCATCTTCTCTTCCATCACGGTCCGGAGTTTGTCCCCTCCATCCAGGTTGAACACAGCTCCCATGTACACGGTGGAGTACCAGCCCCCCGCCTCATCCACATCGCTGCTGGCTTTCATTTGGCAGGCGGTGCGGATGGAGTGCAGGATGGTCTTGTAGGACTCAATGTCGTCGTTGATCGCAAACGAGCTGGACCAGCGCTTCACGGTGTGGCTCACGTGGACCAAGGGTTGTGACGCAGCGTCTTCAGCATCGCCGCTGCTGCAGTTGACCCGGAAAGACGCTTGGCTGTAAACAAAGTAGAGGCCATTGCGAGGAATCACAATTTCGTTGTTGATGAGTTTCAGATCTCCTTTAGAGTGGGACTGGTCCACCTCATCCCTCCATTCCACTGAGGTCTTCCTGGCAGGGTTGTGTTCTCCTGTTGAAGAGTAAGAAAATAAGATTAGCAAGGCAAACAACGAGGACAGGGAGGAATCAAAGGAATGTTACTATCCATTATAATGTCTTTGGTGTGGctcaggaataaataaataaataagagtcATTTCTGATTAATTGCATTACAGTGAAATTAAACCATTTCTCATTTTTTGTCTAATGGGCCCTAAAACTTTCTAAACAATTCATAGAATTTCTACAGGAACTCCATGAAGATGCTCAAGAAGCCATGGACTATCCTCAAGAACTTCATCAATGAGCCTTTAAACTTTTTCAAGAAGCCCATAAATGTCCTCAAGAACCCCAAGAacttccttaaaggtcccatatcagctcattttcaggttcatgtttgtattttgtgtttctactagaacatgttttcatgctttaatgttaaaaaaaacacattattttcctcgtactgtctgtttgaatatacctgtatttattttttaaacattaaagcatgtaaacatgttctagtagaaacacaaaatacaagtatgaacctgaaaatgagcatgatatgtctcctttaagatTCTACACAGAAAgtctaaattaattaaatcaattaacacatcCTCACATCTCACATTGTGCTTATTATATACCGAACAGCCCTCGGGGTGTTCTTTGATACTGAATCGATTGCTTTGTTTTACCTTCTAAATGAATGGCCGCTTTTCCGCCTGAGATTTGCCTCAACGTGTGGCGAAGAtctggagagaagagaggacagAGATTTATTAAAAATGGGGTACACCAACAATGTTCAAACTGTTCTGTTGATTTGACAACGGCtaaagaaaaaactgtaaaagaaaaagttCTCACCGGAATTGACTTCATCTTGTCCCGAGCCCTGTTTCAAGAAGAGAAGGACAGACTGTTAGAACGGCTGGGTTCAGGTGAGACTCACTGTGAGAAGAGACATCTGTGCTAATCTAAGACCCCCACCTTGTTGGTCCTGTTGAGGAcgaggacagcagcagcagcactagcGAGGCAGAGTGTGAACACGAGCAGGGCCGTAGTCATCTTTGAGCCGGGTGTCACTGGCGTTCTCTGTTTCCTGGTGTCTGTGTCGACCTCCAGCAGCACCTTGCATTCACCTTCCATCTTTCTGAATGAGTTCCTTCTGTTACTTCAAATCAAGTTGAGTTATTAGATGCCTTATTGAGAGCTTCCTTTGTTTCTTCCTCTGCTGCCGCTCTGCTTTCTTTGAATGACATCTCTCAGCCGGCGGCTCTTTTTAAAAGTTACCTCCAGGGAAACTCCAGTGAGTGATCGGAGTGGAAACTCATTGTAAGTGAGTGGAGATTTGATGAGGAAGAGAGGTCCAGAGGCTGGGGAGGATCTTACACACcacacactcctacacacacacagcatctatATGACTGTGTTATCCCATTAACAGATACAGACACCTGTAGAAACCCCTTttacatctcacacacacacctatgaGTTTATACagatactcacacacacacgaggaTGCACACGTACTGACACGCTGACATAAGTCATACACTCACTTTCTGCCAGTCACCTGCAAAATGCACTTACAGAAACTACAGGAAAACACATATTAACAACCATTTTAAACTAGAAATGCACATTTTAACGTCATCTAATGTTGAGTGTTTACGTATGTTGTGGTGAGCTGGTCATCTCTATGTGGGTCAATTATATGGGAACCGTGTTAAAGTGCGGGGTATCAGACACATCATTCAGTTATTCATCTGCCGTGTTTGACGGCATTGCCACCAAAAATTAGTCACACTATCAGTAGCAGAATATATAAAAGAACTGTGACGGATGTGTCATTGTTAATATCTACAGTTCATTGTGTCACTTCCCTTTTGTTTAAAATAGACACAGGATGGATAGAAACAGGGTGAAGCAAAAACGATTGCTTCACCGCGACATTGGAGGGACAGGCAGTGACGAGTGTCGGGCGTCAGTTTGTCGTAGTGTGAACGTAGCATTACATACTGATGTTGGAGCACCTCAAGGCTGCATTAGTTCACCTGTATTATTTACTTTGTACACTGCTGATTGCACCACCAGTGTGCCCAACAAATTTcttttaaagatcccatattgttaaaaagtgagatttttatgtcttttatatcataaagcaggtttaagtgctttataaatactgttaaactatccaaacgctcaatatacggagaaacacacacacagcccgtattcagaaattgtgcgtttgaaaaatgccattaggatttctgtcaatttgtgatgtcacaaatatacaatatttagaccatttcacggttttaaacgtaaacattctaatgccatgagggccaaagtgcaaatgtacgacggagtattagggccacgttgagggaaaaaacatctgagattacaagaaaaaaaaggtgtaatataacaagaataaagtcataactttacgagaaaaaaagtcgtaatattacgagaataacgtcataactttacgagaaaaaaagtcgtaatattacgagaataacgtcataactttaagagaaaaaaagtcgtaatattacgaaaataacgtcataactttacgagaaaaaaagtcgtaatattacgagaataacgtcataactttacgagaaaaaaagtcgtaatattacaagaataacgtcataactttaagagaaaaaaagtcgtaatattacgaaaataacgtcataactttacgagaaaaaaagtcgtaatattacgaaaataacgtcataactttacgagaaaaaaagtcgtaatattacgagaataaagtcataactttatgagaaaaggaggaggataatggatggatggatggatggatggatggatggatggatggatggatggatgactgGCATCAAGGTCATTGTGGAGAACAGAAATACGGCACAATGTAAAAGGAGACATGTTTTCATGATAAATCTATTGATAAAAAATACTTATATATACCTAAAGGTACATTCAGTTTGATTTTAAGCTTTAGATGTAATATGTGACTTGACCTGTCTAATTACCTGAAACTAAAATAACTCCACAGTCATTCAGGTTAACACGGTGCCTATGACAACATCACACAGTAACATAACTCAGTGCGGACCCAGATGAGTAAGAATGAGTTGTGATGTTTGGTGTCTATTAGGagggcagcagtgtgtgtgggtgagttaGTCAGAGATGGACTCAGATCAACGAACATCGATACttgtttgatttgtgtttgtggTGAATCTCACTTCGAGAGAAGTGAAGAGATGAAAAAGTTCAGGTTGAGATTGAGAGCAGATGTGTAAAATATCTGGGTCTTCACCTGCAGTTCTACCGCAGCAGCCCCGAAAGAGGAACTTCCTCCTACGTTTGCTGCTAAAGAGGACGCACTTTGCATCAGCCATTGATCTTTCATATAACGTAAGaggaacatgtaaatattatatatacaaagAGACATCCCTCCTACACCATCACTCTGTGGGAAGTTGGATCCACTTCTTGTCCCTGCAGATACCCCCTCCTGGAGACATGGAATCAAGTCTATCTCTTTTTGTTTCGAATAGATAACGAAAGATAATCTCTTGGCAGAAATCCCAGATCTGGATCGGCACCATGAGGGTGTTCTGCAGCTGCCTGGCCCCGGGCCTATCTGACACCATATTTCACAGAAAAGCCTTTTTTTCTATCCCACAACAAGCCTTAAAAAGCAAACCTTCTTCAGTAGAGAGAATGTAGGAGAGGAGTTGACTTAATCATAACACATATGTAACAGTGTGTGAGGTAAAGGTTGAGCTACATAGCAGCAGTTGTGAAATGAAGGGAGGCCTTTTGGTCATATTATAAATCTCATATCAAATATGTGACTCCATAGTGAAGGATCAGACTTTTCATGCACTTCAGCCTCGTTTCATATCTACAGAAGAGGACTCTTtcatacacaatatatatattttgggtGGTGAATCACTTTAAGATGCTGAATGAGATCACTGATGAGTTACAGTACCAGATAAGATGAGCCTGTGTATTTCAAAATAGATCTTAATCAGACAGATTGTAAACAGTTAAAGTTCCTGTTTGTAACTTGTTCCAGGTATagatcattgctggtcggtgtctcatggtcgctCGCGTGTgactccgctgttcagactcagactctaacacaaactccagtgaagcaccaaaacctcttggttgtatctagtgaagctgttaaacagtgttggccgcggtcggaggacgcggaggagaccgtagctttggtctccaggaccggagtctctgctcctctgctcctctgctcctctgcctgccttcactcacacaccacgctccttctctctctctctctccacctctcacgtgcatgctgctcactccacactgcagaagagttagtttagctctgagaatatctagtgaatgttcagtggacgtttgtgcagaaataactgctgcagctcctccagaccaacagaggtttcccgtgtcttgtgaagtgacggggctccgcagagagaaacgttatcgtctacgaccaaaactccggcgtctcccccgttccctccggccgcggtcgggaggctgaggcaggaaaagccaacactggaatcagcattgattcatggagagacctccgtctggtcagctaacattactgccaagcagctgaaatatagagtgatattgtgcttttagctgacgtgtgtctcctcactgtgttgagtgatgcttcttcatgtctatgtagagcgagcacaagcgccagcaacaggacactgactttagttgactcaacggacacaggtgaagctgttaacaacacatttaggattctcacaaacagtccctttaaggtcaaCTATGACAAAAAGACTAGAGGGATTTTGGGCTCAACAGAAAgacctactgtatatactaccaGCAGTTAGTTTCTGCTCAAATATGTGAATTAAATAGTTGAATATAACGGACTCATCATTTGCGGAAACAGCTAAATGTGACCACGGTAAAACGTCAGCAGTAGCGGTGTAGCTGTGATCCTAATCAGGTCACGATCAGCTGCTTTAAACAGTTCTCATGTGGCTGCTGCTCATATTCTGCTAGATGGATTAGCTGCAGTGCAAAGTGGTTAACAAGATAATTAAAGTTAGCTGCCAGATGCCGGTGAGATGCTAGAATCTGCAAGCTAACAAGCTATCATGTAGATGATAGTGTTGCAGCGTTAAACTAAACTAGCCTGGATGTTGCACATTTCCTGTAGAAATAGCTGCTGACAGACCACAAACCTCTTAAATGGTCACTGATGTTGTCTTTTCAAGCAGTAACTGGGTCCTTTcaccagttctgaggtctctacaccggctccctgtctctcagagaactgatttcaaaacactgctgctggtttacaaagcactaaatggttcagggccaaaatacatgtctgatcttctgctgtgttctgaaccatccagacctctcaggtcatctggatcaggtctgcttagtgtccccagagtcacaactaaacatgcagaagcagcgttcagtttttatgcaccaaatatctggaacaagctcccagaaacctgcaggaccgcttcaactctgagttctttaaAATCACagcttcaaactttcctgtttgctgctgtcttttattaaaccagataatgatcttatactgcactataacttttactcttgtgtgttattctctattttagcttctattctagcttttatttttagcttgtttttattttctaatctttaacgtttttataactgttttaattatgtcttaatgttcttttgcactttgtcgcaatgttcttgaatgtttgtgtaaagcactttgaattgccctgttgctgaaatgtgctctacagataaagctgccttgccttcaCAATCCAGGTCAAACCAGGTCAACCAGGGCAACGTAACGTCACGTAGAAGTGTACTAAACTCCTCCGACAGTGTTCTGACGTTGTCTAAAACAGTGGTAGTAAAATCAACAAGAACCACGGGACTATTTCTACTTGATTATTACGAGGAGATCGTGTCATGGCAGCGatagaatatatactgtataaataaataaaaacaggaagaaCAAAGAGTTCTTAACATCTACTGAATGTGTTAGATAGAAATCGATGAAGATAATGAAGGGGAAATTACAGTCTTGACCACAAACACTTTTATACTCCCGTGAAGTGGCATTTGACATCTCATTCAGTGAGAATGACTAAACTTGCTTTTCCAGTGAGGGTGACTTCAGTAGGAGTATGCCTGACAACAACAAGACAGGAAGGAtgtttcccccccccaccctcatgTGGTCTACAGCCAACTTTCTCACCCACGTTTTGCATTATAGGatatgaaaataattgacaaGTAAAAACTCCCCCTGTGGCGGTACGTCACCCTGCTCTtcactttattttctgtttctaaATCCGCCCCAAGAAGTGAATTCCCTGCTTCTAAAAAAAGACTTGACAGTCTCCCCGTAGCCGCAGAGGAATACTCAGTGGTTTCTGTAGATTGGCCCATGATGCTCAGAGCGTTATGATATACAGTAGACATCCTCATATATCTGATAGATCTTCCACCTCACCTCAAACATGTGGTGCAAAAACTCTCTGCTGATGAgagaaatgtgtaaatatacGGGGTTACACGGTGAATATGTggttgctcacacacacacatgacacat contains:
- the tnfa gene encoding tumor necrosis factor a (TNF superfamily, member 2), which codes for MEGECKVLLEVDTDTRKQRTPVTPGSKMTTALLVFTLCLASAAAAVLVLNRTNKGSGQDEVNSDLRHTLRQISGGKAAIHLEGEHNPARKTSVEWRDEVDQSHSKGDLKLINNEIVIPRNGLYFVYSQASFRVNCSSGDAEDAASQPLVHVSHTVKRWSSSFAINDDIESYKTILHSIRTACQMKASSDVDEAGGWYSTVYMGAVFNLDGGDKLRTVMEEKMLLSLEDDEGKTFFGVFAL